A section of the Deinococcus sp. KNUC1210 genome encodes:
- a CDS encoding substrate-binding domain-containing protein encodes MNSRPRTTQLKTAALTLTVLLTGAAVAQTFSPDTEKSRIESSQLAAKFGPIPKAAAGVQIGGVMKALSNEYWQLLRSGYLKGADKYGVKVDAQAPSNESDQIGQLSMMNTMIGKGYKALLVSPQSDVNLLPGIERAGKTSLVINVNDAVAPTAQHFVGNIQYDNGVSVGNYMLKTFPKGGQVAVIEGQAGVYAAKQRTLGFKTTLAKNPALKIVASVPADWDRQKAFSTARDLLRRYPDLTAFYCNNDTMALGVVEAVKSAGRLGKTLVFGTDGINAAYDSIKKGELTGTVDSFPILTGEVAVEVAVRLMGGQKLPKVIATPQALVMKGNMAQYEQFKK; translated from the coding sequence ATGAACAGCAGACCCCGCACCACCCAGCTCAAGACCGCCGCCCTCACCCTGACTGTCTTGCTGACCGGCGCCGCCGTAGCCCAGACGTTCTCGCCTGACACCGAAAAGAGCCGCATTGAGTCGTCACAATTGGCGGCCAAGTTCGGGCCAATTCCCAAGGCAGCCGCTGGCGTGCAGATCGGCGGCGTCATGAAGGCACTGTCGAACGAGTACTGGCAGCTGCTGCGGAGCGGGTATCTGAAAGGTGCCGACAAGTACGGCGTGAAGGTGGACGCTCAGGCTCCCAGTAATGAAAGCGACCAGATCGGGCAGCTGAGCATGATGAATACCATGATCGGCAAAGGCTACAAGGCGTTGTTGGTCTCGCCACAGAGCGATGTGAACCTGCTGCCGGGCATTGAGCGGGCGGGCAAGACCAGCCTTGTGATCAATGTCAACGACGCAGTGGCTCCAACCGCCCAGCACTTCGTGGGCAACATCCAGTACGACAACGGTGTGAGTGTCGGCAACTACATGCTCAAGACCTTTCCCAAGGGCGGGCAGGTCGCCGTGATCGAAGGACAAGCGGGCGTCTACGCGGCCAAACAACGCACCTTGGGCTTCAAAACCACCCTCGCCAAGAATCCAGCCCTGAAGATCGTGGCGAGCGTCCCTGCCGACTGGGACAGGCAGAAAGCCTTCTCGACCGCCCGCGACCTGCTGCGCCGCTACCCCGACCTGACGGCGTTCTACTGTAATAACGACACGATGGCGCTCGGTGTGGTGGAGGCCGTCAAGTCAGCGGGTCGCCTGGGCAAGACGCTGGTGTTCGGGACAGACGGCATCAACGCCGCCTACGACAGCATCAAGAAGGGTGAGCTCACCGGCACGGTCGATTCGTTTCCGATCCTCACCGGCGAAGTGGCGGTCGAGGTCGCTGTGCGGCTGATGGGTGGTCAGAAGCTGCCCAAGGTGATCGCCACGCCGCAGGCCCTGGTGATGAAGGGCAACATGGCCCAGTACGAGCAGTTTAAGAAGTAA